The Gemmatimonadota bacterium genomic sequence GTGATGACGGCGGTGGGCATGGGGATTCAGAAGACGGGGAGACGAGAAGACGGGAAGACGAGTCGGAGCAACTACACACGAGTCATCCGTTGAACTATTCCGTGCACCAGCCGAACGCCGAAGCCGAGCGCGTCGAGGCTCACGCGTTCGTCGTGGCCGTGCATGCGATCCTCGTCCTCCTGCGTGAGGGGGAACGGAAGGATGCCGTGGCAGGATCCCCGCCTGCGGAGCGTGGCGGAGTCGGTGGCGCCGGTGCTGAGATACGGACGGTGCGGATGCGGCCGTCGAGCGCGGCGACGCTGTCGACGAGGGCCCGGTACATGGGCGAGTCGATCGGCGACTCCGGCGCGTCGTCGCCGCTGGCGCGCACGCGGAACGACACGTTGGGGTCGCCACCACGGCGCATGCGTTCGATCACATCCTCGATCGAGTCGCCGGGAGCGTGCGGATGTTGAGCGTCGCCTCGGCCTCGGTGGGGATCACGTTGGAGCGCGTCCCGCCGCTGATGAGCGTGGGGAGATGCCGTTGCGCAGCACCGCGTTCATCGACGGTGTCCCCGACAGGGTACGTTCGCCCGTGGCCACGCGCGCCGGGTCGCCAGATGCAACGTCGGCCCTGGCGCGGCGCAGCGTGGCGTCGGGCCAGACGTGCGACAGCGCATCGAAGAACTGCCGCGTCACCGCGCCGAGGGCGAGCGGCTCCTCGTGGGCCGTGATGCGCGATGGCGGTGTCAGGCGGGTGATCGCGTTGCCCCGTGGGGACCGCGCGCGTGCCCGCCGGGGCCGCGCGCCGTGACGATCCCGTTGTGGGCACCTTCTCGGCACACTGCACGGCGGCGTAGAGCGCGCCCGTCGACGACCGCACGCGCCCCCTTCGTTGAGGGCGTACTCGGCCTCCACCAGGTCGCGCCGGTGCTCCAGGACCCAGTCGATCCCGAAGATCCCCCGGGTCCTCGTCGGAGGTGGCCAGGAGGATGACGTCACGCGTGGGGAGGGTCCCGGTGGCGACGATGGCGCGCCTAACAAGGAGCATCGCCATCAGGTTGCAGGCGAGCATCCCCTTGTCGTCGATCGCGCCGCGCCCGTAGAGGTAGCCGTCGCCGGATCTCGGCGCCGAACGGGGACCGACCACTTCGCCGCCTCGACCCCGACCACGTCCATGTGCGCCATCAGGGCAGCGGGCGCTGGGAGCCGTCGCCGCGGATGCGGGCGATGAAGGCGGCGCGCTCGGGCGCCGGCTCGTCCAGCCACGTCTCGACCCCCGCCTCGCGGAGCACCGTATCCAGGTAGCGCGCCACCGCCATCTCGCGTCCCGGGGATTACTTCGTGTCGAGGCGCACCAGCGCCTGGAGGTGGGCGACGGTCTCGTCGATCAGCGGATCGGGGGATTTCCCGGTGCGTCGGTCGTCATCGGGTTCACGGGGGCTGCTTCAAGCCTAGCGAGCGCCCAGGTCACCGACCAGAGGACCACGCGGCGCGCGGCGTCCCGCGAGGGGCGACGAACTGTCGTGCCTCATCCCCTCGCAGGAATCGATGAGACCGCGCACATTGTCGTCAGGTGCCGTTCGGCGCCCCTGCGACGCCTCCTCCACGTCGCGGAACGCCAACGTCGACCTTGTCATCACGTGTCACTCACGGAGGCAGCACAAGCGTGACCTCACCAACTGCTCCGAACCCGCAGGAACGCCCCGACGCCGGGACGCGAGGTTGGCGCCTCGCGTCGCATGCTCGCCATCACCGAGTGGGAGCTCCAGCGCATCCTCCTCGACATCCACGATGGCCCGGTGCAGCACATGTATGCTGGCCCTTTCGCAGCTCGACCTCATGGGAGCCGCGCTGCAGCGCTCGCCCGACGTCGACGCCGAGGTTCTGTAGCGCAAGGACCGCATCCGGAAGCTGCTCGAGGACGGGCTCACCGAGGTGCGCTCCTTCATTGGCGCCTTCCGCGCCCCGGAGTTCGAACATCGCCCGCTGCGCCAGCTCGTGGATGAATTGCTCCTGCAGCACGAGCACCTGACGGACACGCAGATCGCCATCGAGGCCGATGAGAGCTCCCGCAGGAAGACCTCCCGTGCGTATCGCGCCTCTATCGCATCCTGCAGGAAGGGCTCTCCAACGCCCACCGCCACGGCGGCGCGAGCAAGGTGAACGTCTCGTTGCGCGCCGTGCGCACCGGTCCCCGTCCGCGCCTTCGCCCCAGGATGATCGACAACGGCGCCGGCTTCGACACCACCGACGCCCTCGGCGAATCGCACTTCGGGCTGCGCGGGATGCGCGACCGTGTCGAGATGACCGGCGGCTCCCTTTGAACTTTCCAGCGCCCCGACCAGGGGACGCGCGTGACCGCCGAGGTCGACGCCATATGACACCGCGCCTTCCCGCATTCTGCTCGCCGACGACCACGCCCTCGTGCTGGAGGGGCTGCGCTCGCTCCTCGACTCGCAACCCGACATGCAGGTGGTGGGGGCGGCGACGGACGGGGCGCAGGTGATGGACCAGCTGCGCGCCCACCGCCCCGACGTCGTCGTGCTCGACCTCGAGATGGGGACGATGAGCGGGCTCGCCTGCCTCGAACGCATCCGCACCGAGAAGATCCCGGTGCGCGTCCTCGTCCTCTCGGCGTACGGCGACGGGACGTCGATGCGCGCCGCGCTCGACGGCGGGGCCGACGGCTACGCGCTCAAGACCGACCCGCCGCGCAACACGGTCGACGCGATCCGCCAGGTCTATCGCGGGCAGCTCGTCTTCCCGCTGGCGGCAAAGCGCTGGTTGTTAGGCAAGTCGACGTCGTCGGACCCGCGCCAGCTCACCGAGCGCGAGGAGTCGGTGCTCGCGCTGCTGGCCGAAGGGGCCACCAACGCCGAGATCGCGCGACGGCTCCGGGTGAGCGAGAACACCGTCAAGTTCCACCTGCAGAACCTGTACATGAAGCTGAGCGTCGGGAACCGCACCGAAGCCGTGGCGGTGTACCTGCGCGAGCGCGCGCCGCGACGCTAACGCAGTCGTGCAGCCGAGTTGTGGGATGAGGAGACCACGAGCCGTGCGTCTCCTCATCCCTTCATCATTTTCCGAGGTGGGTGCGCCATGGTGCGAAGCGCGGTCCGACTCCTTGGCGCGGCGCTCGTGTGCTGCGCCCTCCCCCTGCGCGTCGTGTCGGCCCAGGGGGGCGCCCCCGATGTGATCCTCACCGGCGGCAAGGTCTTCACCAGCGATCCGGCGAAGCCGTGGGTGCAGGCGATCGCGGTGCGCGGCGACCGCATCGTCGCGGTGGGGACCACCGCCGAGATCGAGCGGCTGGCCGGCGAGCGCACCCGACGGATCGCACTCGAGGGGCGCACCGTCGTCCCGGGCTTCGACGATGCGCACGCGCACGTCGGGCTCTCGGGGCCGCGCTCGGTCGACGTGACCGTCGATCCGTCGCCCACCCCGCTCCGACGCTGCAGCCGCTGCTCGACTCACTCCGCGGCCGTCGCCAGGCGCACCCCAGGATGTGTGGCTCAGTCGAGCGTGGGCGGGCGCGTTCGATGATCCGCGCGCCACGCGCTTCGTCCTCGACTCCGTCGTCCCGACCACCTGGTGTGGATCAACTGCTGGTCGGGGCACGGCGCCGCTCTCAACACGCGCGCCATGCGCGAGACCGGGCTCCTCGAAGCCCCGGACCCGTTAGGCGGGTGGCTC encodes the following:
- a CDS encoding M20/M25/M40 family metallo-hydrolase gives rise to the protein MVGPRSAPRSGDGYLYGRGAIDDKGMLACNLMAMLLVRRAIVATGTLPTRDVILLATSDEDPGDLRDRLGPGAPARPGGGRVRPQRRGRVRSSTGALYAAVQCAEKVPTTGSSRRAAPAGTRAVPTGQRDHPPDTAIAHHGPRGAARPRRGDAAVLRCAVARLARRHAAPRQGRRCIWRPGARGHGRTYPVGDTVDERGAAQRHLPTLISGGTRSNVIPTEAEATLNIRTLPATRSRM